DNA sequence from the Chitinophaga flava genome:
AACGAAACTGTTAACATCATCTTCATGCATGCTTTGAACATGCCGGATTCACTATTTGAGTTGATTACGTATACCCGTAATAGCCGGCATATTGATTTAATCACAGCTGATTTTAAAGATGGTTGTGAAATCATCCGTAACAAATATGCATCTTCTGTCAGCAAGCTGAAAGTGGAATTCTTCCATGGCAATACCCGTGCGGCTTTCCGTAATTTCTGTCTGGCACAGAATATAGATCTGATTGTACTGCCTACAGACAATGAATATCTGTGTCCGTCTAAAAGGAGTTACAATCCTGCTAAACTGATCAGCAGTTCAAAGTATCCGATTCTCAAAACAACATTAGCCAGAACCCATAAAGTGGTGACCCGATCTACCATTTCCGCACTGTTGATGGCTACAGAGTAAACTTTTAAAAACAGGGTATTATGTTACTAAAGAAGAATATCCCCTTAAAATATGTATTTGGTAAAATACGTTACGAAATCCTGCTGGTGGCCATTTATACCATGGCGATCAACACATTGTACTACCGTTTTGATTTTACCAATATCAGTATTCCTATAGCTGTTCCGATGGTATTGGGCACTGTTTTGTCTTTGCTGCTGGCTTTCCGGTCCAACCAGGCGTACGATCGCTGGTGGGAAGCCAGGACCATCTGGGGCGCTATTGTCAACGATTCACGTTCCCTGACGAGGCAGGTCCTGAGTTTGATGGATGCAACATATCAGTCGGAAGAGCTGGCCCATTTCCAGGAACGATTTGTAAAGCGGCAGGCAGCCTGGTGTTTTAGTCTTGGCCAGGCACTACGAAAAACCGATCCGTTAAAAGGTTTGGACAGGTTGTTAACAAGGAGGGAGTTAAATCATTTGATGAAATATGATAACGTGCCGGCTGCCTTGTTGCTTTTACATGGTAAAGACCTCAAACTGGCGCTGGACAATGGCTGGATCAACCAGTACCAGCAGATGTGTATGGACGAAACATTGTCCAGGCTTACTGATTCCATGGGTAGATGTGAAAGGATCAAAAACACGGTGTTTCCGGCTACTTATAGCCTGTATACGCACTTTACGCTGATCTTTTTTATACTCCTGCTGCCTTTTGCGCTGATAGATGTGATGGGTTTTATGGAGATACCACTGGTGATTGCGATTGCTTCTTCTTTCCTGCTGATAGAGAAGATGGGTATCAATCTGCAGGACCCTTTCGAAAATAAACCTACAGATACGCCGGTGACAACCATTGCACGCAATATTGAAAAAGACCTGCGGCAGATGTTGCAGGAACAATATGAGCCACAGGAAGACATGCTCGTAACGCAAAAGTATTATGTATTGTAAGCAAAAAGCTCATGTGTCAGTAAACGTCTGAATAAGGGACGTAAATTTTATAGCGTTATAAATATAACCCCGGTCTATACCGGGGTTTTTCTTCGCCCAAATACATTAAATTTTTACAACATACATATATATCTCCTCAATGAAAGAAAATCGCTATCTTGTATAATCTATCAAATCCTTTTTCAACCGCTAATGGCAAGGAACAATTCATTTCTCAGCGACCTGTATAATGAAGAAATAACGGGGGTGGCCTACAAAAATCTGCAATTAAAGAAGAGCATTCTATCATGGTTTGCCAACCAGGGCAGCACTACGATTGCTGATCTAAGCAAGGTGTTGAATGTGAGTTCACCTAAAATTGCGGAGCTGATCAATGAACTGATAGAAGCTGGTCTGGTAAAGGATTACGGCAAAACAGAATCGACTGTAGGCCGGCGGCCTAACCTCTACGGGCTGGAATCCAATTCCCTGTTTTTTCTGGGTGTGGAAGTAAAAAACACCCATATCAACATTGGTTTGCTCAACTTTCAGAAGGAGCTGGTGAAGTTTCAGGAGAAGATACCTTATGAGCTTAGCAATACAGAAGCCTCGCTGGACGAGCTTTGCCGGCTGATCAACCAGTTTATCAAAGAGTTGAAAGGGGTTGCCCGCAAGATTTCCGGTATCTGTATCAACCTGTCTGGCCGTATCAACTATCGTACAGGGTATAGTTACAGTTATTTTTATTTCAACGAGGAGCCGCTTACCCGGGTGATTGAGAGTAAGGTGGGCATCAAAACCTATGTGGAAAACGATTCCAGGTCTATGGCGTATGGAGAGTTCTGCAGCGGGGTTGTTAAAAACGAGAAGAACGTCATTTTTATCAATGCTGATTATGGTATAGCCCTCGGCGTTATGATCAACGGAGAGTTATATTATGGCAAATCCGGCTTTGCCGGGGAGTTTGGCCACATACCCTTTTTTGATAATGAGATCCTGTGTCATTGCGGCAAAAAGGGCTGTCTGGAAACAGAGACCTCAGGCCAGGCATTAATACGGCAGTTCCGGCAGCGGTTGAAAGAAGGGGCCACTTCGAGCATCACCAAAAAAATTCCGAATGTAAAGGATATCACCCTTGAAGATATTCTGGATGCAGCCAACCACGATGACACGCTGGCCATCGAGCTGATTGCCAGCATCGGGGAAAAGCTGGGTAAGGGTATCGCCATTCTGATCAACCTGTATAACCCGGAGCTGATCATTCTCGGCGGGGCCTTGTCGGGCACGGGCGAAGCCATATTCCTTCCTTTGAGAAGTGCTATCAATAAATATTCCCTCAGCCTTGTCAACAATGACACGCAGTACAAATTGTCCAGGCTGGGCAGCAAAGCAGGCGTAATCGGTGCTTCCCTGCTGGCCCGCAATAAGTTGTTTGATATGTTATGATTTTATCCTTTCCAGGGAAGTAGCACCCAGGGGCTGTCTGTGGCTTGTAACAGGTAGTCCATGTTGTTCTGCAAGGCCTGGAAGCTGTCTTCCTCTACCCCATTCCATACACAGCGGGCAAACTGGTAGGATAAGGACAAATGTTTCCAGGAGCTGTAGGTACGTTTGATGGCAGGCACACATTCCATAATTTCCTGTAATGCCTGTTCATAGCTGATATAACCGGCATCAAAACCGGCACGGGCCAGGTTGATGATGCGGGCGAAATCCCATATCAGCATATCGGGTTGCAGTTTGTCGTATATCAGTTGTTTCTTTCTGAAAAGCTCCAGTGCATCGCGGGTATTGCGGAGCCTCTCCATCACTACCGCTTCTTCCAGCTCATTGGCAATAATGTATTCCCGCAGGAAAGCCTTGCTTTCCTTCATGGACACACTATTGAGTGCCTGCAGGATGATATCGTATTCTATGCGGTGGCCGCTGTCGCGCAGCCAGTCGAACATTTCGGTCAGTTCTTCCGTACTGTCGATATCCCACCATTCTGACAACAGCTGCCGGCATTCGTGTCTGGTGATACCGGTGGAGATATCGTTGAGGTATTGCCCGTTGAGGAAGGCCAGATCGGCCCCACAGGCGACGGCCCATTGCTGTTCAGATGTCAGGAGGCTGGCGGGGTTTAGTCGTACTGCTTCCGGTTCGCGGCAGAGCGCTTCTTCATCAGCATCATCGCCGGTGAAGAACTGGTTGAACTGTTTTAAGTTTTCGTTAAATGGGTTCAGAGAGCCGTTCATGGCCTGTTCCATTTGCTGGCGGTACATCTCAAGCGCATCATTGTTCAGGCCCATATTCTTGAGCTGTTGCCAGTACATTTGCATATACTGCTGGGAATTCATTGGGTATGGTTTATAGGATCAGGTTGTATTCGAAAAAAATTACATACAAGATATGCATTCCCGTTATAATAACCAAAAACTTCCCTGGTGGCTGGCTTATCTTCGGTGAGTAATGAAATAATGCTGCAGTATTCGGGTCTTGTCAAATTTTTTTTGATAAAATGAATAATTTATTTTTACATTTGCACCCGCTGCAACAAACGGATTGGTAGTTCAGTTGGTTAGAATGCCGCCCTGTCACGGCGGAGGTCGCGGGTTCGAGTCCCGTCCAGTCCGCACTTTTCGATTAGAGCCAAATGGAATCAAGTATTTCCATTTGGCTCTTTATCTTTTTATAAAGATGTAAGTAGAAAATTGGCACTTACCCGATGGCATATACGTAGGTTAAATGGCTCCCAAAAAGTGTCGAGAGTGTTGTAATCTGCACCTCTCAACTACAGAAAAAAAAGTGGACTAATTGAGAAAAAACATTTGTGTTTTTTATACAGACATTAGATCAACATCATTACAAATTTTTTGCAGGTAAACCAGCATTTTCAAGCAATTCCCCAAACGCAAACACCATAGATAAAAATCTAAGCATTTCAACAGATACTAATAAAGCGCTATTACATTTTC
Encoded proteins:
- a CDS encoding DUF1266 domain-containing protein, with amino-acid sequence MNSQQYMQMYWQQLKNMGLNNDALEMYRQQMEQAMNGSLNPFNENLKQFNQFFTGDDADEEALCREPEAVRLNPASLLTSEQQWAVACGADLAFLNGQYLNDISTGITRHECRQLLSEWWDIDSTEELTEMFDWLRDSGHRIEYDIILQALNSVSMKESKAFLREYIIANELEEAVVMERLRNTRDALELFRKKQLIYDKLQPDMLIWDFARIINLARAGFDAGYISYEQALQEIMECVPAIKRTYSSWKHLSLSYQFARCVWNGVEEDSFQALQNNMDYLLQATDSPWVLLPWKG
- a CDS encoding bestrophin family protein; translated protein: MLLKKNIPLKYVFGKIRYEILLVAIYTMAINTLYYRFDFTNISIPIAVPMVLGTVLSLLLAFRSNQAYDRWWEARTIWGAIVNDSRSLTRQVLSLMDATYQSEELAHFQERFVKRQAAWCFSLGQALRKTDPLKGLDRLLTRRELNHLMKYDNVPAALLLLHGKDLKLALDNGWINQYQQMCMDETLSRLTDSMGRCERIKNTVFPATYSLYTHFTLIFFILLLPFALIDVMGFMEIPLVIAIASSFLLIEKMGINLQDPFENKPTDTPVTTIARNIEKDLRQMLQEQYEPQEDMLVTQKYYVL
- a CDS encoding ROK family transcriptional regulator, which produces MARNNSFLSDLYNEEITGVAYKNLQLKKSILSWFANQGSTTIADLSKVLNVSSPKIAELINELIEAGLVKDYGKTESTVGRRPNLYGLESNSLFFLGVEVKNTHINIGLLNFQKELVKFQEKIPYELSNTEASLDELCRLINQFIKELKGVARKISGICINLSGRINYRTGYSYSYFYFNEEPLTRVIESKVGIKTYVENDSRSMAYGEFCSGVVKNEKNVIFINADYGIALGVMINGELYYGKSGFAGEFGHIPFFDNEILCHCGKKGCLETETSGQALIRQFRQRLKEGATSSITKKIPNVKDITLEDILDAANHDDTLAIELIASIGEKLGKGIAILINLYNPELIILGGALSGTGEAIFLPLRSAINKYSLSLVNNDTQYKLSRLGSKAGVIGASLLARNKLFDML